A single genomic interval of Alteromonas sp. BL110 harbors:
- a CDS encoding ribose-phosphate pyrophosphokinase, translating to MKTHHLKLALMLTSVLSLVACSQEETNKDVTMVDKEKQTDTGAESMPKELVAEPVTQAEAVEKNVKGEVSMKGSIIYKDLEGGFFAFIAENGDRYTLHGLDKTYQKNGLVVEVKGTPKPDMMTFTQFGTVLQVSSVKVLDTSKVIDNLQTK from the coding sequence ATGAAAACACATCACCTTAAACTCGCACTTATGCTTACTTCTGTACTTTCGCTTGTAGCTTGCTCTCAAGAAGAAACGAATAAGGACGTCACCATGGTTGATAAAGAAAAGCAGACGGATACTGGAGCTGAATCTATGCCTAAAGAATTGGTTGCCGAGCCTGTAACACAAGCTGAAGCCGTTGAGAAGAACGTAAAAGGTGAAGTTTCTATGAAAGGCAGCATCATATATAAAGACTTAGAAGGTGGTTTTTTTGCTTTTATTGCTGAGAATGGCGACCGCTATACACTTCATGGCCTAGATAAAACCTATCAAAAGAATGGCCTTGTTGTTGAAGTTAAAGGTACACCTAAGCCTGATATGATGACGTTCACTCAATTTGGTACTGTACTTCAAGTATCAAGCGTTAAAGTGCTTGATACCAGCAAAGTCATTGATAACCTACAAACAAAATGA
- the ahr gene encoding NADPH-dependent aldehyde reductase Ahr, with amino-acid sequence MINAYAAKEAGGKLEKFQYEPGELASHDVEIDVESCGICHSDLSMLDNEWGMTEYPFVPGHEVVGTISQVGEHVTSLKVGQRVGLGWHSAYCNSCRTCEAGDHNLCADATMTIGGRHGGFADKIRAQARAVIALPDSIDSTKAGPLFCGGITVFNPLVQFGISPASEVGVIGIGGLGHLALQFLNAWGCKVVAFTSSESKKKEALELGASDTINSRDENEIKKARGRFDLIISTVNVKLDWNLYLSTLAPKGRLHFVGATLEPLDIGAFNLIGGQKSVSGSPVGSPATIKTMLDFAAQHNIEPVIETFKFDDVNDAIERLREGKAHYRVVLTK; translated from the coding sequence ATGATTAATGCATATGCCGCTAAAGAAGCAGGCGGAAAATTGGAAAAGTTTCAATACGAACCCGGTGAACTTGCTTCGCATGATGTTGAAATAGACGTTGAAAGCTGTGGCATCTGCCACAGTGATTTAAGCATGCTTGATAATGAATGGGGTATGACGGAGTACCCTTTTGTACCGGGACACGAGGTGGTAGGTACTATTAGTCAAGTAGGCGAACATGTCACTTCTCTTAAGGTAGGCCAGCGCGTAGGCTTAGGTTGGCATTCAGCCTATTGTAATAGCTGTAGAACTTGCGAAGCGGGCGATCACAACCTGTGTGCCGACGCTACTATGACTATAGGTGGTCGACACGGCGGATTTGCAGATAAAATACGCGCTCAGGCGCGGGCGGTTATTGCTCTTCCCGATTCTATCGATAGCACGAAGGCTGGGCCTTTGTTTTGCGGCGGCATTACTGTATTCAACCCCCTTGTCCAGTTTGGCATTAGCCCAGCAAGTGAAGTTGGAGTTATCGGCATTGGTGGTCTAGGACATCTTGCTCTACAGTTTTTAAACGCCTGGGGATGCAAAGTAGTCGCGTTCACTTCAAGCGAATCAAAAAAGAAAGAAGCGTTAGAGTTAGGTGCATCAGATACAATCAATAGCCGTGATGAAAACGAGATAAAGAAAGCGCGCGGTAGGTTCGACCTCATTATTTCAACCGTCAATGTAAAGCTAGACTGGAATCTGTATTTATCTACATTGGCACCGAAAGGTCGGCTTCACTTTGTAGGGGCTACCCTTGAACCTCTTGATATAGGTGCATTTAATTTAATTGGTGGGCAAAAAAGCGTGTCAGGTTCACCGGTAGGTAGCCCAGCAACCATCAAAACTATGCTTGATTTCGCGGCCCAGCATAATATTGAACCTGTTATCGAGACCTTTAAGTTTGATGATGTAAATGATGCCATTGAACGGCTTCGAGAAGGTAAAGCCCATTATAGGGTTGTGCTGACGAAATAA
- a CDS encoding 50S ribosomal protein L25/general stress protein Ctc, with product MSEANFKLDASVRTDLGKGASRRLRREEKLPGIIYGGEEAPVSITLDHNKVNNSADFEAFYSHVLELNLDGKVVEVLVKDMQRHPYKPKIMHIDFQRVIAGQDVHTNVPIHFVNEEASAAVKAGGIAEHHVTEIEVTCQPKDLPEFIEVDMAAVEMGQTLHLSDLTLPAGVASVELAKNDEAHDLAVVTVKPAPKAADAEEDGEEEASEE from the coding sequence ATGTCTGAAGCAAATTTCAAACTAGATGCTTCTGTTCGTACAGACCTAGGGAAAGGTGCGAGCCGCCGCCTACGTCGCGAAGAAAAGCTTCCTGGTATCATCTACGGTGGTGAAGAAGCACCAGTTTCTATCACACTAGATCACAACAAAGTAAACAACTCTGCTGACTTTGAAGCGTTTTACTCACACGTTCTTGAGCTAAACCTAGACGGTAAAGTTGTTGAAGTTCTAGTTAAAGATATGCAACGTCACCCGTACAAGCCAAAGATCATGCACATTGACTTCCAACGTGTTATCGCTGGTCAAGACGTTCACACTAACGTTCCAATTCACTTCGTAAACGAAGAAGCTTCTGCTGCTGTTAAAGCTGGCGGTATTGCTGAGCACCACGTAACTGAAATCGAAGTTACTTGTCAGCCTAAAGATCTTCCTGAGTTCATCGAAGTAGACATGGCTGCTGTTGAAATGGGTCAAACGCTACACCTTTCTGACCTAACACTTCCAGCTGGCGTTGCTTCTGTAGAACTTGCTAAGAACGACGAAGCTCACGACCTAGCAGTTGTGACTGTTAAGCCTGCTCCTAAAGCGGCTGACGCAGAAGAAGACGGCGAAGAAGAAGCTTCAGAGGAATAA
- the pth gene encoding aminoacyl-tRNA hydrolase, with product MADIRLIVGLGNPGPEYENTRHNAGEWFLNQLADTYNAPLKPETKFFGKTARITIAGKDVRLLYPTTFMNKSGQAVAALANFYRIEPEQILVAFDELDLPPGVAKYKVGGSSSQNGVRDIVAKMGNNKNFLRLRIGIGHPGHKSRVTGHVLGKPPADEKAAIESAVDEAVRCTEILLKEDLKQAQNRLHSHKG from the coding sequence TTGGCTGATATCCGCCTAATCGTGGGCCTGGGTAATCCGGGCCCCGAATATGAAAATACCCGACACAATGCCGGTGAATGGTTTCTCAACCAACTTGCCGACACCTACAACGCCCCGCTAAAACCAGAAACCAAATTCTTCGGTAAAACTGCTCGCATTACCATTGCAGGCAAAGATGTCCGTTTGCTCTACCCCACTACATTTATGAATAAAAGTGGACAAGCAGTAGCAGCACTGGCTAATTTTTACCGCATAGAACCAGAACAAATATTAGTAGCGTTTGACGAATTAGATTTGCCCCCCGGCGTAGCAAAATACAAAGTGGGTGGAAGTTCTAGTCAAAACGGCGTACGTGACATTGTGGCTAAAATGGGTAACAACAAGAATTTTTTGCGTTTGCGCATAGGTATAGGGCATCCAGGTCATAAAAGCCGAGTAACCGGCCATGTTCTTGGTAAACCACCAGCAGATGAAAAGGCAGCTATTGAAAGCGCCGTTGATGAAGCGGTACGCTGTACAGAAATATTGCTGAAAGAAGACCTTAAGCAAGCACAAAACAGGTTGCACTCTCACAAAGGGTAA
- the ychF gene encoding redox-regulated ATPase YchF, protein MGFKCGIVGLPNVGKSTLFNALTKAGIEAANFPFCTIEPNTGVVPVPDLRLDKLAEIVNPQRVIPTTMEFVDIAGLVEGASKGEGLGNKFLANIRETDAIGHVVRCFDDENIVHVAGRVSPKDDIDVINTELALSDLETTEKALHRVAKRAKGGDADAKYEMKVLEKIKPHLDEGLLLRSLELSKEELAAISYMNMLTLKPTMYIANVNEDGFENNPYLDQVKEIAAGENATVVAVCASIESDIAELEDDEREEFMQDMGLEEPGLNRVIRAGYNLLTLQTYFTAGVKEVRAWTFPEGSTAPQAAGKIHTDFEKGFIRAEIVSYDHFVEFNGEQGAKDAGKWRLEGKDYIVKDGDVIHFRFNV, encoded by the coding sequence ATGGGTTTTAAATGCGGTATTGTTGGCCTACCAAACGTAGGTAAATCAACACTTTTCAATGCATTAACAAAAGCAGGTATCGAAGCGGCCAACTTCCCTTTCTGTACCATCGAGCCAAACACAGGTGTAGTACCTGTGCCAGATCTTCGTTTGGACAAGTTGGCTGAAATCGTAAACCCACAGCGCGTTATTCCCACTACCATGGAATTCGTTGATATTGCGGGCTTGGTAGAAGGCGCATCTAAGGGTGAAGGTTTAGGTAATAAATTCCTAGCTAACATCCGTGAAACCGACGCTATCGGTCACGTAGTACGCTGCTTCGACGATGAAAATATTGTTCATGTTGCCGGTCGCGTAAGCCCGAAAGATGATATCGACGTTATTAATACCGAGCTTGCGCTATCTGATTTAGAAACAACGGAAAAAGCGCTGCACCGCGTAGCGAAGCGCGCTAAAGGTGGCGACGCTGATGCCAAGTACGAAATGAAAGTACTTGAAAAGATTAAGCCCCACCTAGATGAAGGCTTGTTGCTTCGCTCACTAGAGCTTAGTAAAGAAGAACTGGCGGCAATTAGCTACATGAACATGCTTACGCTTAAGCCAACCATGTACATTGCAAACGTGAATGAAGACGGCTTTGAAAATAACCCGTATCTTGACCAAGTGAAAGAAATTGCTGCAGGCGAGAATGCTACAGTCGTAGCTGTTTGTGCGTCTATTGAGTCTGATATCGCGGAGCTTGAAGATGACGAGCGCGAAGAATTTATGCAGGACATGGGCTTAGAAGAGCCTGGCCTTAACCGCGTAATTCGTGCCGGCTATAACTTGCTTACACTTCAAACTTATTTTACTGCAGGTGTAAAAGAAGTACGCGCTTGGACCTTCCCTGAAGGTTCAACTGCACCACAAGCAGCGGGTAAAATTCACACCGACTTCGAGAAAGGTTTTATTCGCGCTGAAATAGTGAGCTACGACCACTTTGTCGAGTTTAACGGCGAACAAGGTGCTAAAGATGCAGGTAAATGGCGTCTTGAAGGTAAAGACTACATTGTTAAAGATGGTGACGTTATTCACTTCCGCTTTAACGTGTAA
- a CDS encoding peptidylprolyl isomerase produces the protein MICKQLCNLHPFAVSKVTSLRYTQLKKRQFLFKASVRALCLLGFASFSLAGETQIKAGTTQANISDSEIAPTLVSNTDSWYQVPKANTVTFKTAHGDVVIALHPTLAPKHVARFKALIEAGFYNEQAFYRVVDGFVAQAGSNDTHDATEFAESLLKPIRAEFTQPLNSNVNIVESKDMFAPHTGFLDGFPVGVDKNRKEMWGLHCPGVVAFARNSEIDTASTEFYIVIGQAPRHLDRNMSVVGRVVKGMELLQKLPRGNMATGGVLDDITQKSKIKQAFIHNNNATPYFLQTPDHEEYKKRANTGRNLDNPFFHDNTYGPRPIDVCYYQTKPSIKAW, from the coding sequence ATGATTTGTAAACAGCTCTGTAATTTACACCCGTTTGCAGTATCGAAAGTCACGTCACTACGATACACACAACTTAAAAAACGACAATTTTTATTTAAAGCCTCGGTTAGAGCATTATGTTTACTGGGTTTTGCTAGTTTTTCTCTTGCCGGTGAAACTCAGATTAAAGCGGGAACCACACAAGCTAACATTAGCGATAGTGAAATAGCGCCAACATTGGTGAGTAATACCGATAGTTGGTATCAAGTCCCCAAAGCTAATACGGTAACTTTCAAAACCGCACATGGCGACGTGGTTATTGCACTTCATCCTACCCTTGCGCCAAAACACGTGGCTAGGTTCAAAGCCCTTATAGAGGCGGGATTTTACAACGAGCAAGCGTTTTATCGTGTAGTAGACGGCTTTGTTGCACAAGCAGGTAGCAATGATACTCACGACGCAACTGAGTTTGCTGAAAGTCTACTTAAGCCAATCAGGGCCGAATTTACCCAGCCACTTAATAGCAATGTAAACATAGTGGAATCTAAGGATATGTTTGCACCTCACACTGGCTTTTTAGACGGATTCCCTGTAGGCGTTGATAAAAACCGAAAGGAAATGTGGGGGCTTCACTGCCCTGGCGTTGTGGCATTTGCTCGCAATAGCGAAATAGATACCGCCAGTACCGAGTTTTATATTGTAATTGGTCAAGCGCCACGACATTTAGATAGAAACATGTCGGTAGTCGGTCGCGTAGTGAAAGGTATGGAGCTACTTCAAAAATTACCGAGAGGCAATATGGCCACAGGTGGTGTGTTAGATGACATAACTCAAAAGAGTAAAATTAAGCAGGCTTTTATACATAATAACAACGCCACGCCTTACTTTTTACAAACGCCAGACCACGAAGAATACAAAAAGCGGGCTAATACGGGAAGAAACTTAGATAACCCGTTTTTTCACGACAATACCTATGGTCCGCGCCCTATTGACGTGTGTTATTACCAGACAAAACCCAGTATTAAAGCCTGGTAA